Within Spirochaeta lutea, the genomic segment TAAACCGCGAGCAGGAGACTACCTTTATTTTCTCCACCCACGATACCACCATTGTGGATATCGCGGATCATATTATCCGCCTTCATGACGGTCAGATTGCCCAGGAAGAGCGAAGGGAGCGTTAATATGCCTATTCTATTGCGTATTGCCCTCCGGAATCTCCGGGAGCATAAGGGGAAAACCCTGATTGTGGGTACCCTCATAGCCCTGGGTGTGCTGATGCTGATTTTGGGCAATTCCCTATTGGCCACCGCGGCTGAGGGAACGAGGAAATCTATAATCGATAACTATACCGCCCATGTGATGGTGCGGGCCAAGAGTGATACGCCGGTCTCCATTGCCGGCGCCGGCGGTTTTACTGGGGATATTACGGGGAAGACCATCCCCAACTACTCCCGGGTGTATGACATTGCAACCTCAATCCCGGAGGTGGGTCAGGCAAATCCCCAGATTACCTACTTCGCCCGGATTGATTACAGCACAGAAAATCAGAATCAGGGCGCTATTGCACCGATCTTCGGGATCGAGCCGGATACCTACCAGTCCATGTTCACTGAAAACATCGAGGTTCTGGAAGGACGCTTTCTCGAGCCCGGGGAACAGGGAATCGTGCTGCCTGAGCAGACCGTAGCGGATATCCGGGAGAACCTCGAAATTGATGTGCAGGTAGGGGACGAGCTGAAGCTGCAAAGCGGCGGCGAGAGCTCCGGGCTGAACATCCGCCGGCTTCCCCTGGTTGGTGTCTACCGGTTTGCCGTGGATAATGCCGCCCTGTCGGGCTTCGCCTTTGTGGATGCCCAGAGTGTTCGTTCCATGGCCGGTCTCGTGGTCGGGACCAGTGCGATCATTGAGATTGATGAGGCGGACACTACCCTGCTGAACGAGGCGGGTATCTTCGGAGAAGAGGACCTTTTCGGCGAGGATAGTCTCTTTGGCGGGACCGATTCGGACCTGAGTCAACAGGAGAGCCTGGGGACGGATTTCAGCGAGGAAGGCCTCTTGGGGATCCTCGGGGATACCTCCCAGCGGGAATCCCTCAGCCAGCCGGATTCCGGGGCGTGGAGCTACCTGTTGCTGCGCTTGGATAGCCTGGAGCAGGCTCCCGGGGTTATCAGCCAGCTAAATGCAGCCTTCGAGGAGGCGGAGATTGCCGCTGAAGCGGTGGATTGGGCAACCGCCTCGGGGGGCGTAGCGACCTTCAATCAGGCCTTCGGCATCTTTTTTAACGTGGTTGTCCTGATAATCACCATCGTCTCCGTCATCATCATTATGAATACCCTGGTCATCTCGGTTATCGAGCGTACCAGCGAGATCGGGACTATGCGGGCCCTGGGGGCACAACGGAAGTTTATCCGCCGGATGTTCATCCTCGAGACCATGAGTATATCTGTGGTGTTTGGAATGATAGGTCTGGGACTCGGCGCCCTGCTTGTGGGCATATTTAACGCCACAGGGCTTACAGCGCCCAATGCCTTTTTCGAGATTATTTTTGGAGGCGAAACCCTGCGGCCCGTGTTGACCTTCGGGGCTGTGTTCCAGGCTCTGCTGATGATGCTGGGAATCGGCTACCTATCCAGCCTGTACCCGGTATCGGTGGCACTGAAGATACAGCCCGTCAAGGCCATTGCGGTATCCTAAGGAGCGAACCATATGAAGTACTTACAAATTGCGTTTAGAAACCTGAATAGACAGAAAAAACGGTCCATCCTCCTGGGAGGCGCTATCGGCTTCGGTATTATGATCATTACCCTGGTGAACGGATTCACCGCCGGTGCCGTTTCCAATGTGAAGGAGAACTTTTCCTACCTCTTGGCGGGGCACATTTACATCTCCGAGCAGACGAAGCGGGACGACGGCGAGGTGCTTACGGTCTTTGAAGACCAGAAGCCGGTCACCCAGGTGTTGCAGCAGCTTGCCATTTCCGAGGAGCGGTTGAAACGGCGGAGCGATTTTTACGGGGATTTTATCTTTAACGGCCGTTCGGCTGGGCAGAATGTGATCGGGGTTGATTGGGCGGCGGAGCCGACCCTCCAGGAGCGGATGAAGCTGGTGGAGGGGTCTGTTGCCCAGGCCAAGGACGATGTCCGGGGTATTATCATAAGTGAACAGATTGCCCAGCGACTTGACCTGACCCTGGGAGACGACCTAACGGTGCGGATGCAAACCGTTACCGGCCAACAGAATGTGGGAACCCTGGTGGTACGGGGAATCATGGCCGACCCGGGAATTTTGGGGTCCATTTCGGCCTATGCCGACATCAGAACGGTGAACCGGCTTCTGAATATACCGGAAGATAGCTTCCAATCCCTCAACATTACCCTGGATGGTCTGGAGCTGGTAGACGGAGTCACAAACCGGATTTATGCGGAACTCGGCAAGGCCGTGCAAGTAGCCGAACGTGGCGAGCGTGAAGGGTTCAACTTGGATAATATCAGCTTCACCTATCAGGACGAGCCCGAGCCTGAGTGGAGCGGAACCCGGTACCGGATTCAGAATATCAACGACTTTACCAGCCAGATCGACCAGCTTTCTGCTACCCTGAACGGGGTAGGACTGGGAATCCTGGTGGTGCTCATCCTGATTACCATGGTGGGGGTAACCAATACCTTCCGGATGATCATGTATGAGCGGGTAAAGGAGATCGGGACCATGCGGGCCATCGGTATGCAGCGGGGCGGGGTTCGGAAGATTTTTATCTACGAGGCCTTTTCCCTGGGTACCTTCGGGTATTTCGCCGGGGTACTCCTGGCATTGCTGGTTTCCCTGGTATTGGGTTTGTTTTCCATTCCCAGTGATAATGCATTCTCGTTGTTCACCCTGAACGGCCAGCTGACATTCCCCATGCAAATCGGGAGCATGATTTTTAACTACCTGTTGATTGTCGGACTTACGGTTTTGGCGGCGTCCTTCCCTGCAAACAAGGCGTCCAAGCTGCAGCCGGCCGACGCATTACGGGCTTAGGTGGATGGCTCGGCCGGGGGAAGAGAAAATCCCCGGTACGGGCGAATTTTTTAGGAGTACTATATGAAAAAGAAAAACATAATATTGTTACTGATCCTCTTGGTCAGTGTAGGAGTCGGCACTACCTGGGCTCAGACCCAGCCGGATTTTGTTGCAATTCTACAGAGCATTGATGAGTTTGGATCTTATCAAGAAACGGATTTCACCGCCGAGTACACGGTGATAAGCGAGAAACCCGGTGAGGAACGGAGCATTTTTAAGACAAGAATTTTCCGACGGGACGGAGAGGATAAATTTCTCCTCTTGATTCTGGAGCCGGCACTACGGAAGGGAGAGGGATACCTCCAGGTGGGTGATACCGGTTGGAGCTATGATCCCGAGAGCCGGGAGTTCGCTATCTTCAGTCTGAAGGAAAACTTTCAGGATTCTGAAGCCCGGAACAGCGACTTTGCCGGCACCAAGGTGAGTGATAACTACGATGTTACCGACTGGTCGGAGGAGCGTCTCGGAGCCTTTGATGTATGGCAGCTTACCTTGAAGGCCAAAAACGATACCGTTGCCTATCCGACCACCAAGCTCTGGGTGCGCCGGGATAACTACCTGGTACTCAAACAGGAGGACTACAGCCTGTCGGACCGGTTGATGCGGACGAGTTACTTCCCATCCTACGCCAGGTCCGGAGGATACTACGTACCTACCAAGATGCTGTTTCTTGACAACTTGAATGAGGGCGAACGAACCGAGGTAACGGTTCGGAATATCAGTTTTAATACCATTCCGGATTCGGTCTTTACCAGGACCTATCTCGAACGGGTCAACCGGTAGGAGGTCAGGATGAAACGAGGAAGAATTATAGCGATCCTGATGGTCCTGCTGCTGCCCCTGGGCGTCTATGCCCAAGAGCAGCAGCAGGATTCCGGAATAGACGAGGACGCCCTCTTTGGCGGGGGCGGTGATGGCTCGGGAGAGGCCGGCGATTCTGGGGGAGGTTTGGATGAGGACGCCCTGTTCGGTGGCGGCGAGTCTACCGGCCAGGATTCGTCGGATGAGGACTCCCTCTTCGGCGGTGATGACATGGTTATGGACATTACCGGCGAGAATGCTGAAACCGGCCAGGCTGCGGCGGACCTGTTTTTAACCGATGATGAGGTTGTACGGATCGGTGGAAGCCTCTCCTCCAGTCTGCAATCCTATTGGACCTGGTCGGAGGCACCCCAGGAATGGGCCGACTGGACCGGGGGGGCGGAGAACCGGCTGGGTATTTCCTTAGGCGGTTCGGTATACCTCGATGCAAGGCCGGATGCGGATCTGCGCATTTTTATGAAGGCGAAGACAAGTTACCCCTTCAGCATCACCTCCTCGGGATATATTTCTAGCACTCCCGTGCTGGGGGTGCAGGGTACGGCCCCGATACAAACCGTGGAGATGGATACTCCGGTGAATCTTAGCCAGCTGAATCTCCAGATTTTTGAGTTTTATTCGGACATTGCATTCCGGGATCTGCTGTTTTTCCGCTTCGGAAAACAGACCGTCAAATGGGGAACCGGATATTTCTTCTCCCCGGCGGACATTATTAGCCTGACACCCATTGATGTGGATGATCCGGAAGCAGAACGGGAGGGACCGCTCTCCCTGAAGGTAAGCTTCCCCTTCGGTTTGAATACCTTGGATGCCTACATCATCGGGGACGACCAGGTACGAGCCATTGAGGATCTGGGTGTAGCTGCACGAGGGGTGTTCTACCTTGCTCCCCTGGAGCTCGGGGTGGGGCTGGGCTACCAAAAAGACCGGCCCTTCCGGATTGTATCAACAGCCCGAATGCCAATCGGGGATTGGAACCTCTTTGCCGAGGGGCGCCTGAGTTTTGGAAGACAGGAGCAGAAGGTTGATTCCGACGGGGTTCTGACGGATGATGATCAGGCATATGTCTCCGCCACGGGAGGGGTCTTTTATACCAACGCTGACTGGAACCTTACCGCTGCAGCCCAGTACCTCTACCAGGGAGAAGGCTATCCAGATACCGAAGGGTTGTATGAGGCGGCTATCCAGCAGGTGTTTGCCGGAAACCTTCCCGGTTCGGTATTGAACCGCTTCGGTCAGCACTACACCATACTTTTGCTCAGTCTCAATGAAATCTTCATTGAAGAGCTTTCGGCTTCGGTTCAATGGCAGGCCAACTGGACGGACACCTCGGGTTTGGTGTCGCCCAGTATCAGTCTGCGGATTTTTGACGGCTTGAGCATCTCCGGGGGGATTTACATTCCCTATGGAGACGAGGGTGACGAATTCACCGGAGAGGTACGAAATCCCTTTGGCGATCTGAGTACGAGTCTGACGGTGTCCATTGGCGGCGGCCGCTTCTGAGGGACGGTATGATCGATTCACCGCTCCCGGCGACCGGCCCGGGGGTACATATGAGACTGTCTGATATTTAAGACAGATTCTGATGTCTCCGTGGTTCCTTGGGGTATATCCGGGAGACCGGATTCCCCGGGGCGCGGAGGATTCTTGTCCTTTACCGGGACACTTGGTACTATACAACCATGAAGTATTCAGATATTGAAGCCTATCCAGAGCATGCCTTTACGAAGTACTGGAGAAGCCTGCTGGCAGATCCTCATTTTTTAGAAATCATTA encodes:
- a CDS encoding ABC transporter permease — translated: MPILLRIALRNLREHKGKTLIVGTLIALGVLMLILGNSLLATAAEGTRKSIIDNYTAHVMVRAKSDTPVSIAGAGGFTGDITGKTIPNYSRVYDIATSIPEVGQANPQITYFARIDYSTENQNQGAIAPIFGIEPDTYQSMFTENIEVLEGRFLEPGEQGIVLPEQTVADIRENLEIDVQVGDELKLQSGGESSGLNIRRLPLVGVYRFAVDNAALSGFAFVDAQSVRSMAGLVVGTSAIIEIDEADTTLLNEAGIFGEEDLFGEDSLFGGTDSDLSQQESLGTDFSEEGLLGILGDTSQRESLSQPDSGAWSYLLLRLDSLEQAPGVISQLNAAFEEAEIAAEAVDWATASGGVATFNQAFGIFFNVVVLIITIVSVIIIMNTLVISVIERTSEIGTMRALGAQRKFIRRMFILETMSISVVFGMIGLGLGALLVGIFNATGLTAPNAFFEIIFGGETLRPVLTFGAVFQALLMMLGIGYLSSLYPVSVALKIQPVKAIAVS
- a CDS encoding ABC transporter permease, encoding MKYLQIAFRNLNRQKKRSILLGGAIGFGIMIITLVNGFTAGAVSNVKENFSYLLAGHIYISEQTKRDDGEVLTVFEDQKPVTQVLQQLAISEERLKRRSDFYGDFIFNGRSAGQNVIGVDWAAEPTLQERMKLVEGSVAQAKDDVRGIIISEQIAQRLDLTLGDDLTVRMQTVTGQQNVGTLVVRGIMADPGILGSISAYADIRTVNRLLNIPEDSFQSLNITLDGLELVDGVTNRIYAELGKAVQVAERGEREGFNLDNISFTYQDEPEPEWSGTRYRIQNINDFTSQIDQLSATLNGVGLGILVVLILITMVGVTNTFRMIMYERVKEIGTMRAIGMQRGGVRKIFIYEAFSLGTFGYFAGVLLALLVSLVLGLFSIPSDNAFSLFTLNGQLTFPMQIGSMIFNYLLIVGLTVLAASFPANKASKLQPADALRA
- a CDS encoding outer membrane lipoprotein-sorting protein: MKKKNIILLLILLVSVGVGTTWAQTQPDFVAILQSIDEFGSYQETDFTAEYTVISEKPGEERSIFKTRIFRRDGEDKFLLLILEPALRKGEGYLQVGDTGWSYDPESREFAIFSLKENFQDSEARNSDFAGTKVSDNYDVTDWSEERLGAFDVWQLTLKAKNDTVAYPTTKLWVRRDNYLVLKQEDYSLSDRLMRTSYFPSYARSGGYYVPTKMLFLDNLNEGERTEVTVRNISFNTIPDSVFTRTYLERVNR